A genomic region of bacterium contains the following coding sequences:
- a CDS encoding type II secretion system protein, producing MRNSSGFTLIETMIALSLFGFVIVPIMQSAVQYLRYNTEAEWRTEALQVAQRKLEELREVDPTTLPSSGSQTSSMTAGTRSYSVVTAYCNNSSYCTTNSRHIKVTVSYKSKARASMETVYTALK from the coding sequence ATGAGAAATTCAAGCGGTTTTACATTGATTGAGACGATGATTGCATTATCGCTCTTCGGTTTTGTGATTGTTCCAATCATGCAGAGTGCGGTGCAGTATCTAAGATACAATACTGAAGCTGAATGGCGCACCGAGGCATTGCAAGTAGCTCAACGCAAACTTGAAGAATTACGTGAGGTTGATCCGACAACTTTGCCTTCTAGTGGAAGTCAAACGTCTTCAATGACTGCTGGGACACGATCGTATTCTGTTGTGACGGCGTATTGTAATAACTCCAGTTACTGCACCACCAACTCTAGACATATAAAAGTTACAGTTAGTTATAAAAGTAAGGCTAGAGCTAGTATGGAGACTGTTTATACAGCTTTGAAATGA